A region of the Curvibacter sp. AEP1-3 genome:
TTGCGCAGCCTGCTGGGCGCGCTGCAAAGTGTGGCGCCCTACCCCACGCACCCCGTCGTGCGGGTGCCGCACGGGGATGCAGCCTTGATCAAGCAGGTGCTGGACATCGGCGCCACCACGCTGCTTGTGCCCATGGTGGAGTCGGCAGACCAGGCCAGCGCGCTGGTTCGCGCCATGCGCTATCCGCCCCAGGGCATGCGCGGGGTGGGCAGCGCGATTGCGCGCTCGGCCCGGTGGTCGCGCTACCCGAACTATTTGCACGAAGCCAATGAGCAGGTGTGTCTTCTGGTGCAAGTGGAATCGCAGGTTGCCCTGCAACATATAGATGCCATTGCTGCGGTGGAAGGGGTGGATGGCGTGTTCATCGGCCCGGCGGACCTGTCCGCCTCCATGGGCTACCTCGGGCAACCTACCCACACGGAGGTTCTGGCCGCGATAGAGGACGCCATCACCCGCATACGCCGCGCCGGAAAGGCAGCGGGCATCTTGTGCGCGGACGAGCGTCTGGCCCGGCGCTACCTGTCACTGGGCGCCTGTTTTGTGGCGGTGGGTGTGGACACCACCCTGCTGGTACGCGCCACCACCTCGCTGGCAGCGCAGTACAAAGCCGCCGTCACCGCCGCGCAGAGCACAGGAGCTTACTGACGTGTCGCTGGAATCTCTACGCCAAGCCTTCAGCGGCAAACTGCTGAGCGGCGCCGATGCAGCCCCGTTTCTGACCGACTACCGTGGCAAATGGACCGGCCAGGCGCTGGCCGTGGCGCAACCGGACAGTGCCGAGGACGTGGCCAAAGTCATTGCCTGGTGCCACGCACACGGCACGCCTGTGGTGCCCCAAGGCGGCAACACCGGCCTCTCAGGCGGCTCGGTGCCCGAGGCCACCCCTGCCAAGTTGCCGGTGGTGCTGTCCCTGCTGCGCCTGAACCGGGTGCGCGCCGTGGACCCGCTCAACAACACCCTGACGGTGGAAGCCGGTGTCACGCTCTTGCAGGTGCAAGAGGCCGCCAAAGCCGCCAAGCGCCTGTTCCCGCTGAGCCTGGCGGCTGAAGGCACTTGCACCATAGGCGGCAACCTCGCCAGCAATGCAGGGGGCGTGCAGGTGCTGCGCTACGGCAATGCCCGTGAACTTTGCCTGGGCCTGGAAGTGGTGACTGCAGAGGGCCAGCTGTGGGATGGCTTACGCACCCTGCGCAAAGACAACACCGGCTACGACCTGCGGGACCTGTACATCGGCTCCGAGGGCACGCTGGGCGTCATCACCGCCGCGGTGCTGAAGCTGTTTCCCTTGCCTACGGCACAGGTGGTCACCTTGGTGGCCGTGCCAACGCCGCAACAGGCGCTAGAGCTGCTGTCCCTGGCGCAGGAGCGGCTGGGTGCGCAATTGACCGCGTTTGAGCTACTGAGCGACACCTGTGTGGATCTGGTGTTGCGCCACATACCCGGCACGCGCCGGCCCTTGGGAGAGGCGTCAGACTGGTATGTGCTGATGGAGCTGTCAGCCACGGGCGACGAGGCGCAAGCCGCGCAGTCCATGGAGAGCCTGCTGGAAACCGCCATGGAAAACGGCTGGGTGACCGACGCCGCGCTGGCCAGCACGCTGGCGCAATCGGAAGCACTGTGGGCCTTGCGTGAAAACATCTCGGAAGCCCAGGGCGCCGAGGGCAAGACCATCAAGCACGATATTTCTCTGCCGATCTCCCGCATCCCCGACTTCATCGCCAATACCGACGCGCTGATTGCCACCCGATTCCCTCAGGTCCGGCAGGTGACCTTCGGCCACTTGGGCGATGGCAACCTGCACTACAACGCCTCGCCACTTCCGGGCAGCGGGCCCGACGACATGGCGGCGTTCCAGGCGCTCGAAGGCCCGCTCAACCAGTTGGTGCACGACGCGGTGCACGCCCACCAGGGCTCGATATCCGCCGAACACGGCCTGGGCGTGCTGCGCCGCGACGAGTCGGCCCGCCACAAGTCGCCGCTGGAGCTGCAGCTGATGCAACGCATCAAGCAAGCCCTGGACCCACAGGGCTTGATGAACCCGCACAAGCTGCTGGATATGAGCCAAATCACTCTCTAGCGCACATAGAGCATGCGCTAACAGCTATCAATTCAGGAGCAATCATGTCCCAAGAGACTCTTTCCATCGCCGGCTTTAACGTATCGCCGCACCACTACATCGGCGGGCAACGGGTGGCATCCGGCGAGTTGTTTGACTTGCATTGCCCGATTGACCAAAGCCTGCTGGGCCGCATTAGCGAGGGCACACCGGCCCATGTGGATGCCGCCATCTTGGCTGCGCAAGCGGCCTACCCGGCCTGGAGCGCCCTGACCGCGGCAGAGCGCAAACCCTATCTGGATCGCTTTGCCGCAGAGATCGGCAAACGCGCGGACGCCTTCTGCCAGCTGGAGTCGAATGACGCGGGCATCTTGCTGTCGCGCATGAAGCATGGCGTGATTCCGCGTGCCATGCTCAACATCACCTGGTTTGCCGAACATGCGCTCAGCCTGCAGGACCGCCCGCTGGAAACCGAGCAGGCCACGCACATCGTGCGTCACGACCCGGCAGGGGTGGTCGTCATCATCACG
Encoded here:
- the hpaI gene encoding 4-hydroxy-2-oxoheptanedioate aldolase; protein product: MQTPVNPFKQALARGEVQIGLWQALADPYAAEICAGSGFDWLLLDGEHAPNDLRSLLGALQSVAPYPTHPVVRVPHGDAALIKQVLDIGATTLLVPMVESADQASALVRAMRYPPQGMRGVGSAIARSARWSRYPNYLHEANEQVCLLVQVESQVALQHIDAIAAVEGVDGVFIGPADLSASMGYLGQPTHTEVLAAIEDAITRIRRAGKAAGILCADERLARRYLSLGACFVAVGVDTTLLVRATTSLAAQYKAAVTAAQSTGAY
- a CDS encoding FAD-binding oxidoreductase, with the translated sequence MSLESLRQAFSGKLLSGADAAPFLTDYRGKWTGQALAVAQPDSAEDVAKVIAWCHAHGTPVVPQGGNTGLSGGSVPEATPAKLPVVLSLLRLNRVRAVDPLNNTLTVEAGVTLLQVQEAAKAAKRLFPLSLAAEGTCTIGGNLASNAGGVQVLRYGNARELCLGLEVVTAEGQLWDGLRTLRKDNTGYDLRDLYIGSEGTLGVITAAVLKLFPLPTAQVVTLVAVPTPQQALELLSLAQERLGAQLTAFELLSDTCVDLVLRHIPGTRRPLGEASDWYVLMELSATGDEAQAAQSMESLLETAMENGWVTDAALASTLAQSEALWALRENISEAQGAEGKTIKHDISLPISRIPDFIANTDALIATRFPQVRQVTFGHLGDGNLHYNASPLPGSGPDDMAAFQALEGPLNQLVHDAVHAHQGSISAEHGLGVLRRDESARHKSPLELQLMQRIKQALDPQGLMNPHKLLDMSQITL